GATTTCAGCTCCCATCTGGGCAAGCCCCATAGCGAAAGAATGTCCGCTCCTCGCCCTTGAAAGATCCGGCGTGGCGATCATGATCTTCATCCCTTCAAAATTTCCAAAGGCCCGATAGCATGTGTAGAGGTCAAGTATCCCCTGCGTCGGGTGCGTAACATTTCCCCAGCCGCAGCTTATCACTGGTACCGTGGCTCCCTCCAGAGAACGAAATACGTTTCCGTCATCATAATGACGCAATCCGATTATGTCAGCATAGGTCGATACGGTCCGCAGATAATCAAAAAGGGACTCGCCTTTGGCGGTTGACGAGCTGTGAAGCGGATTAGATTCTGAAAGCACGCTGCCTCCAAGCCTTACCATTGCGTCTTCGGTACTAAAACGCGTCCTCGTGCTCGGCTGGAAAAATATTGTCCCTAAAACTTTATTATTCATCAAGTTCAGTCGGTGCTTCCAGAAGGGCTCTATCATTTGAGCCGCCTCAAAAAGGCTTATGAGCTGCTCGCGTTTCCAGTCTGTGAGGAAGATAAAATTTTTTCCCCGCATTCCGGTCTCTTCTAATTTATCTGCGATA
The window above is part of the Cloacibacillus evryensis DSM 19522 genome. Proteins encoded here:
- a CDS encoding aspartate carbamoyltransferase — translated: MTLPRSFAPVNIADKLEETGMRGKNFIFLTDWKREQLISLFEAAQMIEPFWKHRLNLMNNKVLGTIFFQPSTRTRFSTEDAMVRLGGSVLSESNPLHSSSTAKGESLFDYLRTVSTYADIIGLRHYDDGNVFRSLEGATVPVISCGWGNVTHPTQGILDLYTCYRAFGNFEGMKIMIATPDLSRARSGHSFAMGLAQMGAEIIYVGSSKNKMLPLVQDKLNEAGAKYEIYNDLSNAEIMDLMAGCDACYLPGCSVPKDNPEDRAAFLDLIKPFYVTLEGLETIKKKNGKRVGIMHSLPRNDVEFDPAIDNSEYQLYFQQMAFSVPIRMALIAAMVGLK